TTTCGAAATTGAATTGGTGCTTCAATCGATAGTGGTGATGAAGATGTTGATGAATCTATTCAAAAGGTTTAGACAAGGACTTAGACAAGGGGTTAAATTTCGGCCCTTAATGGGGGTAATTGTCGCGATCCGAATCTATTTTGGACATGATCGGCACTTTGAATCATTATTGGCCTTAGCGAACCCGTGTTCTGGCATACTATAAGACTGAATACTAACTAATGCCggaaatttttaaatatgagCATACAATGCAATAACTTAGAAAACAATTTCAATAACTTTATTGTTGAAAATTTGATATATGTATACTATGTATATACTTGTAAAACAATGGTGATATTCATAACTCAATTTATTAGTCTATGAAGCCTCTCTAACCTACTAAAGATAGGTTATTACTGAGACAAAATCCTAGGCtatctaaatattttactaaCATCATATGCTAACTAATAAATACTTAAGATAAACATGAGCCCTTCGAAAGTAAGGAGGTCTCACCAAAATTGGATGAAGGTGATCCTAATGATGTGTCTGTTGTCGATCTTGAATATctgaatctgcatcattaaaagatgcagcgTAGAAGGACGTATACTATTGATACAGATGGATTGGCATTGTCAAATGccttaaaaaatataaactttttcTAAACTTAAGAAAGTTGATTGTCTGTCAATCCCTTAATAGATATACTCCcattcatttcttcttcttatatACTTACATCTAAAGGTAAAAACAACACAACACatagaagagaagaaaaagaaaaaagaaatggggaGAGGAAAAATAGAGATAAAGAGAATAGAAAACTCAAGCAACAGACAAGTAACATACTCAAAGATCAGAAGAGAAATGGGATCTTGAAAAAGGCTAAGGAAATTAGTGTTCTTTGTGATGCTCATGTTTCTGTTATCATTTTTTCTACTTCTGGAAAGATGCATGAATTCTCATCTACTCCGTATgttattttcctttaatttgtttatttttcattatcatattcaaccttgttcttctttttttgtttaagaatttttgtgttattatctTGAAGTTTGGTTGATATTTTGGATCAATACCACAAGCTTACTGGGAGAATATTGTGGGATGCTAAGCATGAGGTAAACTAAAAACCCTTCAAAAATTTCATCGTTTCTTTTTACCTATTCTTGAAAAggtggagaaaaaaaaagagaaacaaatcAAAGCAACACTTGGATCAAATTCCATCATTTCTTTTACATATTCTTGAaaagggagggggggggggggggggNGGGAATCAAACAAACCCTAGGATCAAAttccatatttttcttttacctattcttgaaaaaaggaaaaaatgattaaaaaaaaatcaaagaaacacTTGGATCATATTCCATCTTTTCTTTTACCTATtcttgaaaaaggaaaaaaaaatcaaacaaacccTTGGTTCAAAttccatatttttcttttacctaTTCTTGAAAAAGgataaaaacgaaaaaaaaatgaaagaaacacTTGAATCAAATTCCATCTTCTTTTACCTATTCTTGGGGAAAAAGGGGggaaaagaaacaaattaaagaaacatGTGTATTTTGCTAAAAACAAAGTTAGTTCATTTGGTACAAAGATTAATAATGCAGGGTTTAATAATGTAGTGTTTAATAATATAGGAATTAGTTTTTATTAAGTGTTTGATTCATTACTTAATTCCCACCTTATTTTGTATTTGGTTTAAAAACTCTACAAAATgcttttttcctattatacctttgagttattatgagattttctatttgatttaactagtcaagttaaatactaatattaattttgaggTGTGATGTGTCACTATAGAGATCCTTGATAGCATGGTATATTTCGAATTTTTTATTGGTCAAATATACCTTAAACTTAACGCAAATTTAAGGCTACTTAAATTATTCAAATACACAAagcttatttaaaaaaagaaaatagttcaAGTGGTCAATGGACGaactacatttttaaaaaaaacccgGAAAAAAAACCAATATAGCAAATCAaacatggagaaaaaaaatttagtatgTGAAATCATCAAATTACATTGAGCGGATTTGgaaaattaaaaagaacatttataattattccaatataaataaaaaaggatattaaattacaaaagaaatttaagaaaagagttTGGGGGATAGTTTAGTCATTTAGGGATCTTATCCAAGGTTTGTTAAACCTTGGATTAGTTATCCCTCCCTTTTCTAGGGATAAATAAGACCTTGTATGAGGTTTAACTAATTCATGGattaattcaaataaagtaACCAAACACAGGAACTATTTTGATTAATACCTCCTGCCAAACGGGTTATCTTTAAATAGTTCTAGAAAAAAGCAcgttgttttttcttctttggctTCTCTTTTTAGGAAAAGAAAGAGATTAGGACTTTCTTCCCTTTAACATGAAAGATCAATCTTTTAACTGGTTATTGACTGACCCACCCCCTTTTGAAAAAACAAGAAGGTGATTTTGTTGTTAGAAATTAGAAACATCAATTCTATGAAGAGATCTAAAAATAACATGTACATTTTTAGCTATATTATCCCTAGTCAAAATTGTAACAAGAAGGAGTGATGGTTATATTCTTCTAGTCAAGAAAATGAAATCTTAATTCTTCCCTCTTATTTCCTTTTGTTTGCAGTCTTTTCATTGTTGTTAGCACCAAAACTACCTAGCTACCTATATTGGTCTTCAATATATTATCaatattgattgattgattaagTAGCTTGAGTACTATTATTCTAGTACTggtttcaatgtttttttttataaaaaaaattatgaagtttTTGATTAGTTTGATTGGATTGTAAAGAGAACTTGGACAATGAAATCAACAAAGTCAAGAAAGACAATGACAACATGCAAATAGAACTCAAGTAAATTTATTAAACTTCTCTCTTTACTTTATTAGTTTAGGCTCTTAGGACGACCTTTAAGTTCATTTGGTTGGAAAAAAGTTATAATAGAATTAATCATTTCGGGATAAGTTATTTCATCATGTttatgagataacttatctaATCACTAAAGTATATTAATGGTGGAATAAATAATTCCAGGACGGCCTAATACCTTCAATCAAACGCAGTATAAAATAGTCGTGCATCAGGATTATTATACCTTCACACTAACAACTCATGAgttcataattatatatttatagttATTTAAAAGATCTCTTAATACAAATAATAGTAAGAAAGAAGTTTGGCTTAATATTTATTGATGTTGAGTTGTTTAATTTCAGGCACCTAAAGGGTGAAGACATATCATCTTTCAACTCATGTAGAGAGCTCATGATATTGGAAGATGCTCTTGAAAATGGACTCACTCGTGTATGTGATAAACAGGTTTGTACTACAATgagtaatatttttgtaatgtgttcaattaaatttaataattaatgtgTTCTTATATAGTATTTATCACTTTGATTGTGTGTTACAGAATGAGTTTTTGAGGATGATGAGAAAAAAGGTATGTCCAACACTATGTAATGTGTTTGAAGTACATAAATGTTCTCCCTAGCTAAACTATTATCGTTAATTTTCAGTATTCATACTTAAACTATTATGTGTTTCTCCCTTATAAACTATCACcgttttatgttatttttaaaaataactaaatttattcagaatgaaaaaaaaacattgctATTTTCTTTAGACATATGGAGTAgcctcttgttttttttttcttatttaataaaAACATTGTTGTTAACTTTTCTGTGATGTTCAATTATATCATGTGTTGTAcattttctttcttatatttttgACATACTGTGGTGTTTGAATGGAAATTAATTCCACAGACTCAAAATATGGAGCAGGAGCAACTTAACAGCCAATTGGTATGGTTAtcatattaacttaattttaacatatatatatttgctctctcttttctttttcacagTTTTAACACTTTAAATGTCTCATAAAAGACATAATACACATGTATATTAGAGTACTCAAAAATCTTGATGTTTTGTTGAGAACGATTTTGAATGAAGTACTAATGAACATCATACTTCGTGTACGTTTATTCAGATATACTCATTAACATTTTGAGATGGAACGTCCCTAGGTCATTAGGTTGCTAGTTAATTAATTATGCAGGTATTAAAATGTAGAAATTAGTTATATagagtttatttatttatgtactCCTTATTAGCTATCCATCTTCTACACAGAATTATAAATTGATAGCCAAACACCGCATTATTTGATGTGTTGAACTTTATACATAGCATGCAACTATAATGTTGTCAAACAGTGCTTATACTAATTTTAATACATGAACAACTCGTCACTTTCTAACCAGCAACCAAACTATATACCGTTTCATTAACATTTTAATATTCCTAACGTCCTcgatacacatatatatattttcaaagatTAATTTGGTGCACTAACATTTAGtttgtttttggaaaaattaatgACAGAGGCAACTAGAGATAGCAAGCATCAATAGGAACATTGGAGAAATAGGGGAAGTATTTGAGCAAACAACCAATGCATTTTGCCTTGAGAGTCCAACGTAACCTAATTTGCCCCAGAGGTTCTAAATCAAACCTCCATCTCTATGTTTGCTCATCATCAATGAAACACCTTTTTATTAGTAATATTGTTCTAATAATTTGTGCTTTCAACAAACTTTGGTGTGTAATATGATCAATATTTAATACTCATCTCTACTCGATGCTTTTAAGTGACATTATATATCCTAGCTCGAAGACAAAGATATTTTCTATCGGTAAAAACTTGGAAAGGATCAAGAGTTGTGACAATTCGAGCTTGAGGGGATTAAGTACGAGAAAATGGAAGAAAACacaatttaaatatgttttggATAAGTAAGAATTCATCATTATAGGATAAAATTCAAACTTGATAGATGGATGAACTAAAGGGAGATACATAGCAAGAAGACAAATCAAACATATATGAGTCTATGTAAATAGTTACAATTAGTTGTAATAATGTGGCTTTAAATGGGATTTATTTAGGCATAATTTGTGGATCTTGtctcttataattaattaacttagcTATATATATAGTGGTTATACTAAAATTCTCGAAGCTATTAAATTAGTAATTGTCCACAAGATACAGCATTACGCTCTCTAACGTTGTTGTCAGTTAACTTTCTCGAAACTCAATGCTATTATAATTTGTTCTACATATATTATTGGGAAAAAGGTCTGATATATcactcaactttgtcatttaaagttgatatacccctcgttctgaaagtggctcatatatacctcttttgttacacaaatggctcacatatacccttttcctctaacggaagtgaaaaaaatagttttaaattaatttttttattaaaagaaataatccATATAGGGATATGTTTTATCCTTTTCATgcgtttttttttacttttttattcaacggctaatttgaatttattattttgatggtcaaatttattcttttgacttattttcttataatctTTACTATAgattactaaaaaaattacagatataaatattaaattaattacaataacaaaaagaatagttttacttttcttttcttttctttttttttcattcacacttctttctttttatttctcaaattttacactaaagaatgaaaaaaaatgagataagaataagaaactcaaataataataataaaaagagtcaaaaaataatttatgtgtgAACAAGatcaaatacataatttttttaaatataaaaatcaaaaaaattaatttaaaattatttttatcacttttgtaacggtaggggtaAACGTGAACAACTTTTGTAACGGTGAGGGATATATGTGTGCCAATTTTGTAATGGTAAAagcatatatgagccacttttgTAACCAATGGCATAGCAGCtctaaatgataaaattgagaGGTATATCAGGACTTTTTCCATACAAGTTAATTCTTTATAGTCCTAATATTAAGTCAATTCAACGCACTTACTCTTAAATTGTGTGAAGAAATTTAATTATACCGTTTTGAAAATCTAAGTATGTGTTTCGATATGTGGTTTCATAGCGCAATGTaaaatcatgaaatgaaatcagcgtttggacatgcgatttcacgttgatttcatctcataatttcatatcatgagatgaaattaggggtgtcaaaaatgaacCCAAACATAGATAACCTGCCCAATCCGCCCAGAATTTTAAGAgttgggctcaagataatttgaattaggttcaatctcaactcattcaagcCTAACCtattttaagagaatcctcaattAAGCCCAATTCAATTTCCAATTTCAACCagttttaaaactctttactaagatatgttcctatattaaaggtatgaattattatcgaattattatctatttaacatctttaggatttatctatcaatttattacttttttaaaaaaaaatcttgagctGAAATTcgaattgtgattataaaagttaaatatcactatgttaaaattattgagattaattgggtcaaattgggcgggtcaagacccaacccgtttttagcccatttgaacccaacccatttgagcccaaagtaaacttgggcgggTCAAGACTCAACccgatttctatttcaacccattttaatatctccaatttcaacccaacccgcccatttgacacccctagatgaaatcccaaattctccaaaaaaGCATGATTTGggaatttcaaatcatgatttgagattttttaaatataaaatccGACCCAAaagttatattttgtaaaaataacctcacatttatatctattaatcatttatttcatatgtaaaatGATTCATATCATTATACTTTTTTACCATTTATACTCATATAGcaattattctcaccaacataaaatttattattacttcaaaTCAATTCCTACTTTACCATTTATATCcaacatttttttatcaaatttatttatcaacaaatggctcaaactAACAACGTTGGTTTGTGATCTTCTCGGTCATatatgatcgagaaatgcaagtgaCTGCTCGTACTAtatgggaggattatattaaagactagtacactataatttatgttcaatttatttctttattgaattaatgtTTGTCCAATAaatgttgtatattttttttagaatagcTTTGTGATAGTatattatgtgattttataaACTTCTGCTTATTTGGTAAAGATTGTATAAAGAATTGAGACAATTTTactagttttacaacttatgtaatttttttgtttataagaaAGCATACCACATAAGAAGTCCAAATTACATGTACAAACAAAACATCTACTGAATCTTATTatgatttcaaatcataatttcatattgcATCGAGTGAATAAATTTTGTCACTTTCAACTTCTTAATACTGCTCAAGTagggtgttcacgggttggtttggatcggttattggtcaaaaccaaaaccaaaccaacttaatcggttttaaaattatcaaaaccaaaccaaatataagatacatttatcggtttggtggttatcggtttcTGTTTGGTTTGATTCGGTTAtacggttattaaccatacacaaaaataaaagaaacaattcatttaaaatgtgataaaagtgacaacaatccattcaaaacgaaaaatagttagaatgacttaaattactgaactttcgatcactaaatttactatcaataaagctttaaaattcactatattggtctagaaggaagagaaaataacattttcagtcccataAAGAATTGTCAGACACTcgtatacatgaaatcaataaaataaatgtttatcTTGGgaatttttgctttcaataagtaaattataaagaaattttaatgaaattttgtataagatatttaaaattgtttataaaaacaatatattaagtatgtatattaataaaatatatgtatataattcatcggttcggttcggttatttcttcgatttttttcaaataaaaccataaccaaaccaaatactatcggttttcaaaaatctaaaaccaaaccaaaccaaacccaaataaaatcgattttattttatcggtttggatcggtttttatccaaaccgtgaacacccctatgCTCAACAAGTGAGAAATGAAGATGGAGAAAAACCAAAGGATAAGAAGATGCAAGAAAGGTTTAAAAGAAGTGCTAAGTTACAAGTAAAGATACAGATGGATTGGCATTATCAAATGCCTTAAAAAATACAAACTTTTTCTGCTACTTAAGAAAGTTGATAGTCTGTCAATCCCTTAATAGACACTCCcattcatttcttcttcttcttaaatacTTACTTCAATATATTCATctaaaaggtaaaaacaacacAACATACaaagaagaaaagggaaaaaaagaaaagaaatggggAGAGGAAAGATAGAGATAAAGAGAATAGAAAACTCAAGCAACAGACAAGTAACATACTCAAAGAGAAGAAATGGGATATTGAAAAAAGCTAAGGAAATTAGTGTTCTTTGTGATGCTCATGTTTCTGTTATCATTTTTGCTACTTCTGGAAAAATGCATGAGTTCTCATCTACTCCGTATGTTATATATCTtcctttaatttgtttattttttaatcatcaTATTATTcaaccttctttttttttttgtctaagaAATTTTGGTGTGATTGTTTTGAAGTTTGGTTGATATTTTGGATCAATACCACAAGCTTACTGGGAGAAGATTGTGGGATGCTAAGCATGAGGTAAAGTTAAAACcctttaaaaaaacaattttttttcttttaaggaaAACATCAAAGAAACACTTGGATCAAATTCCATCTTTTCTTTTACCTATTCTTGAAAAAAgggaattttttaaaaaaataaatcaaacaaatctTGGATCAAAttccatatttttcttttacctaTTCTTGAAATAAACACTTGGATCATATTCcatcttttctttttacctattcttgaaaaaggaaaaaaaataagaaaatataataaacccTTGGATCAATatccatatttttcttttacctaTTGTTGAAAAAAGggcaaaaatggaaaaaaaataatcaaagaagcattccatctttcttttttttcttttttttttacctatgcttgaaaagggggaaaaaataaaacaaacccTTGATCAAATTccatatttttcttgaaatggGGAGGGGgttgtgggggggggggggggggggtgaagCAAAGAAACCCTTGGATCAAATTCCATATTTTCTTTAACCTATTctttaaaatgcaaaaaaaaaaaacacaaagaaaCATGTGTATTTTGCTAAAAACAATGTTAGTTTACTTGGAACATAAAATCTTTGAACAGATCTAGAAAAAGCAAGTTGTTGTTTCTTATTTAGCTTCTCTTTttaggaagaaaaataaaattagggttTTCCTCCCTTTGACATGAAAGATCAATGTTTTAACTGGTTTTTGACTGACCCCCTTTTGGGAAAAAAGGGTGATTTTGTTGTTAGAAATTAGAAACATCAATTCTATGAAGAGATCTAAAAATAGCATGTACTTTTTTAGCTATGTTATCCCTAGTCAAAATTGTTAATAAGGAAGAGTGATGGTTATATTCTTCTAGTCAAGAAAATGAAATGTTAGTTCTTCCCTCTTATTTCCTTTTGTTTGCAAGCCTTTTCATTGTTGTTAGCACCCAAAACTAGCTAGCTACCTATATGGTCTTCaatattgattgattgattgattaacTAGCttaatttctatgttttttttttaaataaaatatttaaagtttttGATTAGTTTTGATTGGATTGTAAACAGAACTTGGACAATGAAATCAACAAAGTCAAGAAAGACAATGACAACATGCAAATAGAACTCAGGTAAATTTATTAAACTTCTCTCTTTTATTGATATTTAAAAGATTTCTTAATACGGATTTGAGCAAAAGCTACTGAATTCCTCTCCctcccttttcccaaaaaaataatttaaaaataaaattcaagacCTCTAAGGTTTTGCTTCGTTTCACTGATATtacaaaaaagtcaaaataaatgtGAGGAAAGTCTGTGAAACGAAGCAAAACGTGAAGGGAGGTCAGTGAAACGAAGCAAAAAGtgtaaaaggaaaaacaaaatattagtagTAGGAAAGAAGTTTTGTTTAATGGTTTATCCATTGTTGAATTGTTTAATTTCAGGCACCTAAAGGGTGAAGACATATCATCTTTGAACTATAGAGAACTCATGATATTGGAAGATGCTCTTGAAAATGGACTCACTGGTATCCGTGACAAACAGGTACctacaatttttatatttttgtaatgtgtttaattgaatttaataattaatgtgTTCTTATATAGTATTTATCACCTTGATTGTGTTACAGAATGAGTTTATAAGGATGGTGAGGAAAAAGGTATGTCCAACTCTATGTAATTTGTTTGAAGTACAATGAgttttaatacataaattatcaTCGTTTTCGGTATTCATACTTGAACTATTACGTGTTTCTTTCAGAACTATCATCGTTTTATTAAATTTgtatacattatttttaaaaataactaaatttatttagaatgaaaaaaaaaactttattcctttcatt
This genomic stretch from Solanum stenotomum isolate F172 chromosome 10, ASM1918654v1, whole genome shotgun sequence harbors:
- the LOC125842641 gene encoding floral homeotic protein FBP1; the encoded protein is MGRGKIEIKRIENSSNRQVTYSKRRNGILKKAKEISVLCDAHVSVIIFATSGKMHEFSSTPLVDILDQYHKLTGRRLWDAKHENLDNEINKVKKDNDNMQIELRHLKGEDISSLNYRELMILEDALENGLTGIRDKQNEFIRMVRKKTQNMEQEQDQLNCQLRQLEIASMNRNMGEVGEVFEQTRENHDYGQMPFAFRVQPMQPNLHQRF